A genome region from Falsibacillus pallidus includes the following:
- the rsmI gene encoding 16S rRNA (cytidine(1402)-2'-O)-methyltransferase, which produces MQIQKSFDQEESKGMLYLVPTPIGNLEDMTYRALRILKEADLIAAEDTRNTKKLCNYFEITTPLVSYHEHNKETSGKQLIQSLKDGKKIALVSDAGMPAISDPGYEVVAEALQHDITVVPLPGANAALSALIASGIATQPFYFYGFLQRNKKDKKEELEQLKYQSATMILYESPHRLKETLQLIHQVWGDRRMAVCRELTKRFEEFIRGTVSELLEWTQNGEVRGEFCLIIEGSVEEQEEKAAWWEDLSIMEHVDHYVEQGNKPKDAIKLAAVDRDMPKREVYAAYHIE; this is translated from the coding sequence ATGCAGATTCAGAAAAGTTTTGATCAAGAAGAGTCCAAAGGGATGCTTTACCTTGTGCCGACTCCCATTGGGAATTTGGAGGATATGACCTACCGGGCACTAAGGATTTTAAAAGAAGCGGATTTGATTGCTGCGGAGGATACCCGCAATACAAAGAAGCTCTGCAATTATTTTGAGATTACTACACCCCTGGTGAGCTACCACGAACATAATAAAGAAACCAGCGGGAAACAACTGATTCAATCCCTGAAGGATGGAAAGAAAATCGCGCTGGTCAGCGATGCGGGCATGCCGGCCATTTCAGATCCGGGCTACGAAGTCGTCGCGGAGGCGCTGCAGCATGATATTACTGTCGTCCCTTTACCGGGTGCGAATGCAGCTTTGTCTGCATTGATTGCATCAGGCATTGCTACACAACCCTTTTATTTTTATGGATTTCTTCAACGGAATAAAAAAGATAAAAAAGAAGAGTTGGAGCAGCTGAAGTATCAGTCAGCCACCATGATCCTCTATGAATCCCCACATCGCTTAAAAGAGACACTGCAGCTCATTCATCAAGTATGGGGTGACCGGAGAATGGCGGTTTGCCGTGAATTGACGAAGCGGTTTGAAGAATTCATCAGGGGAACTGTTTCTGAACTGCTGGAATGGACCCAAAATGGTGAGGTTAGAGGGGAATTCTGTCTGATCATTGAAGGAAGCGTTGAGGAACAGGAAGAAAAAGCTGCCTGGTGGGAAGACTTGTCGATAATGGAGCACGTCGATCATTATGTTGAACAAGGCAATAAACCAAAGGATGCAATCAAACTAGCGGCCGTCGACAGGGACATGCCCAAAAGGGAAGTCTATGCGGCTTATCATATAGAGTGA
- a CDS encoding AbrB/MazE/SpoVT family DNA-binding domain-containing protein encodes MKSTGIVRKVDELGRVVIPIELRRTLGIAEKDALEIYVDDERIVLKKYKPSMTCQITGEVSEDNVKLADGKLILSREGAEQLLKEIQDSFAAAK; translated from the coding sequence ATGAAATCTACAGGTATTGTACGTAAAGTTGACGAACTAGGACGCGTGGTTATTCCAATCGAATTACGCCGTACTTTAGGAATTGCTGAGAAAGATGCTTTGGAAATCTACGTGGATGACGAAAGAATCGTTCTTAAAAAATACAAGCCAAGCATGACTTGCCAAATCACTGGTGAAGTTTCTGAAGATAATGTTAAGCTTGCAGACGGCAAATTAATCTTGAGCCGTGAAGGTGCAGAGCAACTATTGAAAGAAATCCAAGATTCTTTCGCTGCTGCAAAGTAA
- the metG gene encoding methionine--tRNA ligase has translation MKEKLKTFYITTPIYYPSGNLHIGHAYTTVAGDAMARYKRMRGFDVMYLTGTDEHGQKIQKKAEEKGVSPQSYVDGIVEGIQELWKKLDISYDDFIRTTQPRHKEIVEKIFKQLLDQGDIYLDQYEGWYCTPCESFFTERQLVDGNCPDCGRPVEKVKEESYFFKMSKYVDRLLKYYEENPDFIQPESRKNEMINNFIKPGLENLAVSRTTFDWGVKVPGDPKHVIYVWIDALSNYITALGYGTDDDSKYLKYWPADVHLVGKEIVRFHTIYWPIMLMALDLPLPKKVFAHGWLLMKDGKMSKSKGNVVDPVTLIDRYGLDALRYYLLREVPFGSDGVFTPEGFVERVNFDLANDLGNLLNRTVAMINKYFDGVIPAYNGSEGEFDQQLLQMNQEVVSRFEEAMENMEFSVALTSIWQLISRANKYIDETQPWVLAKDEAKKSELGHVMVHLAETLRRTAVLLKPFLTETPKRIFDQLNINDETLRAWDSLEEFGSIPEGTKVVSKGEPIFPRLEVQEEVDYIKQQMAGDALVQQTEEVKEAEKPDADEITIDDFMKVELRVAEVIHAEPVKKADKLLKIQLDLGYEKRQVVSGIAKYYKPEELKGRKVICVTNLKPVKLRGELSEGMILAGEKDGILALAEVDASLANGAKVK, from the coding sequence ATGAAGGAAAAATTGAAGACATTTTATATTACAACCCCTATTTATTATCCAAGCGGCAATCTTCACATTGGACATGCCTATACAACTGTTGCCGGTGATGCGATGGCAAGATATAAAAGAATGCGCGGATTCGACGTCATGTACTTGACTGGAACAGATGAACACGGACAAAAAATCCAGAAGAAAGCAGAAGAAAAAGGAGTCTCCCCTCAAAGCTATGTAGACGGAATCGTTGAGGGCATCCAGGAACTATGGAAGAAACTCGACATTTCTTATGATGATTTCATTCGTACGACGCAGCCAAGACATAAGGAAATCGTTGAAAAGATCTTTAAACAGCTGCTGGATCAAGGGGATATTTATCTTGATCAGTATGAAGGCTGGTACTGTACTCCGTGTGAATCATTCTTCACGGAGCGTCAGCTTGTCGACGGCAACTGCCCTGACTGCGGAAGACCTGTCGAAAAAGTGAAGGAAGAATCCTATTTCTTCAAAATGAGCAAGTATGTCGACAGACTTCTAAAGTATTATGAAGAGAATCCTGATTTCATCCAGCCTGAATCACGCAAAAATGAAATGATCAATAACTTCATCAAACCGGGTCTTGAGAATTTGGCTGTTTCAAGAACGACCTTTGACTGGGGAGTCAAAGTGCCAGGGGATCCAAAGCATGTCATCTATGTATGGATCGATGCGCTTTCCAACTATATTACAGCATTAGGGTATGGAACAGATGATGACTCGAAGTATTTGAAATATTGGCCGGCAGATGTCCATCTCGTTGGGAAGGAAATTGTCCGCTTCCATACGATTTATTGGCCGATCATGCTGATGGCATTGGACCTTCCGCTTCCGAAGAAAGTTTTTGCCCATGGCTGGCTATTGATGAAGGACGGAAAGATGTCCAAGTCAAAGGGGAACGTAGTAGATCCCGTGACTTTGATCGACCGCTATGGATTAGATGCTCTTCGCTATTACTTATTGCGTGAAGTGCCATTTGGATCTGATGGGGTATTTACACCTGAAGGGTTTGTCGAGCGAGTCAACTTTGATTTGGCCAATGATCTTGGAAACCTTCTTAATCGGACGGTAGCCATGATCAATAAATATTTTGACGGAGTCATCCCAGCTTATAATGGATCTGAAGGCGAATTCGACCAGCAGCTTCTTCAAATGAACCAAGAAGTGGTTTCCCGTTTTGAAGAGGCAATGGAGAACATGGAGTTTTCCGTGGCATTGACATCCATTTGGCAGTTGATCAGCCGTGCGAATAAATATATAGATGAAACGCAGCCATGGGTATTGGCGAAAGATGAAGCTAAAAAGAGTGAATTAGGCCATGTTATGGTTCATTTAGCTGAAACCCTTAGAAGAACAGCGGTTCTCTTGAAACCATTCTTGACTGAGACGCCAAAGCGAATCTTTGATCAATTGAATATCAACGATGAAACTTTACGTGCTTGGGACAGCCTTGAAGAATTCGGCAGCATTCCAGAAGGCACCAAAGTCGTTTCCAAGGGTGAACCGATTTTCCCTCGCCTTGAAGTCCAAGAAGAAGTTGATTATATTAAACAGCAGATGGCAGGGGACGCACTAGTTCAGCAAACGGAAGAAGTGAAGGAAGCTGAAAAGCCGGATGCAGATGAAATCACAATCGATGATTTCATGAAAGTGGAGCTGAGAGTTGCGGAAGTCATCCATGCTGAGCCTGTTAAAAAAGCGGATAAGCTGTTAAAGATTCAGCTCGACTTAGGATATGAAAAGCGCCAAGTGGTTTCAGGCATTGCGAAATATTATAAGCCTGAAGAGTTAAAAGGAAGAAAAGTCATCTGTGTGACCAACTTAAAGCCAGTGAAACTTCGCGGTGAATTATCGGAAGGAATGATCCTCGCTGGAGAAAAAGATGGGATCCTGGCATTAGCAGAAGTGGACGCTTCATTGGCAAATGGTGCAAAAGTAAAATAA
- the comJ gene encoding competence protein ComJ → MRMSECSFETEIFYSQIALFKYGLDNPFNDWRKPHVNQGFSWRDGSVSFGTLSSKGDCKITVKLTKQIETDDDVIRAIVVPFKVEKGGIEIGSVMETVPIDIPEGTYEVLFTAKNANGYEHYTFSFIENENPKAKVLKADDELNVPDRLFMEANPAI, encoded by the coding sequence ATGAGAATGAGTGAGTGTTCTTTTGAGACGGAAATATTTTATTCACAGATTGCATTGTTTAAGTATGGACTAGACAACCCTTTTAATGATTGGCGTAAACCTCATGTGAATCAGGGGTTTTCATGGAGAGATGGTTCAGTTTCCTTTGGCACGCTTTCGAGTAAAGGCGATTGTAAGATTACGGTGAAGCTGACAAAACAAATAGAAACTGATGATGACGTCATAAGAGCGATTGTTGTACCGTTCAAAGTTGAAAAGGGAGGTATAGAGATAGGTTCCGTAATGGAAACAGTTCCAATTGATATACCTGAAGGTACGTATGAAGTCTTGTTTACGGCTAAAAATGCAAATGGCTACGAGCACTATACATTTTCATTTATAGAGAATGAAAATCCAAAAGCAAAGGTGTTAAAAGCGGACGATGAATTAAATGTACCTGATCGTTTATTCATGGAAGCAAATCCAGCTATATAA
- a CDS encoding DUF6572 domain-containing protein encodes MSIEDKDKIDSIGINKETGIVTLALTDHLDWSNEYEHLVLLQDKINLYVSFLESGEVYESYPQAKGKNFEIKIFSKFDLTENALEFLNVAYSTVKEAGFNLSFEVSGD; translated from the coding sequence ATGTCAATCGAAGATAAAGATAAAATTGATAGTATTGGAATTAACAAAGAAACAGGAATCGTAACACTTGCGTTAACAGACCACCTTGACTGGTCTAATGAATATGAACATCTCGTTTTACTGCAAGATAAGATAAATTTATATGTAAGCTTTCTAGAGAGTGGGGAGGTTTATGAAAGTTATCCTCAAGCAAAAGGAAAGAATTTTGAAATTAAAATTTTTTCAAAATTTGACCTGACCGAAAATGCCTTGGAGTTCCTAAATGTTGCTTATTCTACCGTCAAGGAAGCTGGATTTAATTTAAGTTTTGAAGTTTCAGGGGATTAA
- a CDS encoding PSP1 domain-containing protein — MYEVVGIRFKKAGKIYYFDPGDFAVEKGSYVIVETARGVEHGKVVVERKQVGEHDVVLPLKKVIRIADHKDRMIIDENRAAAKEAYEVCCDKIIEHQLDMKLVDVEYTFDRNKVIFYFTADGRVDFRELVKDLAAIFRTRIELRQIGVRDEAKMLGGIGPCGRMLCCSTFLGDFEPVSIKMAKDQNLSLNPTKISGLCGRLMCCLKYENDEYEAAKEELPDLGEIIKTPLGSGKVVGLNILERVLQVNLPEQERVLEFTLEELVNEGAVSIQARD, encoded by the coding sequence TTGTATGAAGTAGTAGGGATACGATTTAAAAAAGCCGGCAAGATTTATTATTTTGACCCAGGCGATTTTGCAGTAGAAAAAGGCAGCTACGTGATTGTGGAGACGGCTCGCGGAGTAGAACACGGGAAAGTTGTGGTTGAACGCAAACAAGTCGGTGAACATGATGTGGTCCTGCCTTTGAAAAAAGTCATTAGGATTGCCGATCATAAGGATCGTATGATTATAGATGAGAATAGAGCAGCAGCGAAGGAAGCGTATGAAGTATGCTGCGATAAGATCATTGAACATCAGCTTGATATGAAGCTGGTGGATGTAGAATATACATTTGATCGAAATAAAGTAATTTTCTATTTTACAGCGGATGGACGAGTAGATTTCCGTGAGCTTGTAAAAGATTTGGCTGCCATTTTCCGTACTAGAATAGAACTCCGTCAAATCGGGGTGCGTGATGAAGCGAAGATGCTTGGCGGAATAGGGCCATGCGGACGCATGCTTTGCTGTTCGACGTTTTTAGGGGATTTTGAACCCGTTTCCATCAAGATGGCGAAGGATCAAAATCTCTCCTTGAACCCAACCAAGATTTCTGGACTGTGTGGACGTTTGATGTGCTGCTTGAAATACGAGAATGATGAGTATGAAGCAGCGAAAGAAGAATTGCCTGATCTGGGCGAAATCATCAAAACGCCATTAGGTTCTGGGAAAGTTGTAGGCCTTAATATATTGGAGCGCGTCCTTCAGGTGAATCTGCCTGAGCAGGAGCGCGTCCTTGAGTTTACGTTGGAAGAACTAGTGAATGAAGGTGCGGTTTCGATTCAAGCAAGAGATTAA
- a CDS encoding sigma factor G inhibitor Gin: MGTAVSRQYLEEVCVVCDERRAKGIHLYTSFICSECEEDMVRTDTRDPKYKYYIDRLKKITTPEIYS; encoded by the coding sequence TTGGGAACTGCAGTTTCTAGGCAATACTTGGAGGAAGTTTGTGTCGTCTGCGATGAACGGCGCGCAAAGGGGATTCATCTCTACACGTCTTTTATTTGTTCCGAATGTGAAGAGGATATGGTTCGGACGGATACGAGAGATCCCAAGTACAAATATTATATCGATCGGCTGAAGAAGATTACGACACCTGAAATATATTCTTAA
- the tmk gene encoding dTMP kinase translates to MNGIFITGEGPEGAGKTSILNKLAEDFSARGCNIVLTREPGGIRIAEQIREIILNKDNTEMDARTEALLYAAARRQHLVEKVKPALEKGAVVLCDRFIDSSLAYQGYARGLGIEEVYEMNLFATQDMMPDATLFFDITPEAGLERIEKNKGREVNRLDLEALDFHHKVYKGYQILLEKFHGRMHRIDASASFEEVYLAASKKFEQLLVQKGLL, encoded by the coding sequence ATGAACGGTATTTTTATTACGGGAGAAGGTCCTGAAGGGGCTGGAAAGACATCGATATTGAATAAGCTTGCGGAGGATTTTTCAGCAAGGGGATGCAATATCGTTTTGACCAGGGAGCCTGGCGGGATCCGGATTGCGGAGCAGATCAGGGAGATCATTTTAAATAAAGATAATACAGAGATGGATGCGAGGACTGAGGCGCTGCTATATGCGGCGGCAAGGAGGCAGCATTTAGTAGAAAAGGTGAAGCCTGCGCTGGAAAAGGGAGCGGTTGTCCTGTGCGACAGATTCATTGACAGCTCATTGGCGTATCAGGGATATGCAAGGGGCCTTGGCATCGAGGAAGTCTATGAGATGAATTTGTTTGCTACACAGGATATGATGCCTGATGCCACGCTGTTTTTTGATATCACACCTGAGGCCGGCCTTGAGCGCATTGAAAAGAACAAGGGGAGAGAAGTAAATCGGCTCGATTTGGAAGCACTGGACTTCCATCATAAGGTGTATAAGGGCTACCAGATCCTCTTGGAGAAATTTCATGGCCGCATGCACAGGATCGATGCTTCTGCTTCGTTTGAAGAGGTGTATCTTGCTGCATCAAAGAAGTTTGAGCAATTATTGGTGCAAAAGGGATTATTGTAG
- the yabA gene encoding DNA replication initiation control protein YabA, whose protein sequence is MDKKEVFNSVINMEEQIGHLYKQLGSLKEHLAQIIEENNSLQVENEHLRRRLEQTEHPKMAPSPSESKKSLEEIDDRNLDIGEGYDNLARLYQEGFHICNVHFGSPRKDEDCLFCLSFLNKK, encoded by the coding sequence GTGGACAAAAAAGAAGTATTTAATTCAGTCATTAATATGGAAGAGCAAATCGGACATTTATATAAACAATTAGGGTCTTTGAAGGAGCATCTGGCGCAGATTATCGAAGAAAATAACTCGCTCCAGGTGGAGAATGAGCATTTGCGCCGCCGTCTCGAACAGACGGAACATCCAAAAATGGCTCCGTCGCCGAGTGAATCCAAGAAAAGCCTTGAAGAAATTGATGACCGCAACCTTGATATCGGCGAGGGATATGATAATCTCGCACGTCTCTATCAAGAAGGGTTCCATATCTGCAATGTCCATTTTGGTAGTCCACGAAAAGATGAAGATTGTTTGTTCTGCCTGTCTTTTTTAAATAAAAAGTAA
- a CDS encoding aminotransferase class I/II-fold pyridoxal phosphate-dependent enzyme, translating into MNQNQTPLYDALVQHIAKRTVSFHVPGHKNGEVLPEHLHREFKEFLKYDVTEISGLDDFHSPEVAIAESLELLRDLYGSYKSYFLVNGSTVGNLAMILGVCEEGDTVFVQRNCHKSILNALKMANVRPVYLSPSLNEAWHVGDGVMPASLAAAYEKFPDVKACIFTYPNYYGLTYDIKSLIDMAHDHGSYVLVDEAHGAHFQAGSPFPESSLQLGADIVVHSAHKTLPAMTMGSFLHVNHDRLPIDRIEFYLGALQSSSPSYPIMASLDAARHYLSSMSGEDLLYTIEQKDAFVKDLTSIPGIHALSNGEKQDPLKITIKAEGYSGYELQTELEKAGIYVEMADPYQVLFVFPLLKKGMKVDYGEKIAVFKSIFIKRESDFVPVVIRDGHRNPFREQLLSFKELGQRTSVWVPYEEAAGRISAKMVIPYPPGVPLLMPGEQVTGEMIHSLKMYMESGARFQGDHRLLEGLIAVIEDNR; encoded by the coding sequence ATGAATCAAAATCAAACCCCATTATATGATGCACTCGTGCAGCATATTGCGAAAAGAACAGTATCTTTTCATGTTCCGGGGCATAAGAATGGCGAGGTTTTGCCGGAACATTTACATAGAGAGTTTAAGGAGTTTTTGAAGTACGATGTGACGGAGATTTCGGGGTTGGATGATTTTCATTCTCCTGAAGTAGCGATAGCTGAATCCTTGGAGTTGTTGAGGGACCTGTATGGTTCCTATAAGAGTTATTTCCTGGTGAATGGATCGACTGTCGGGAATCTCGCCATGATTTTAGGCGTGTGCGAAGAGGGAGATACGGTTTTTGTTCAGCGGAATTGCCATAAGTCGATATTGAATGCGTTAAAGATGGCCAATGTCCGTCCTGTCTATCTTTCACCGTCATTGAATGAAGCTTGGCATGTAGGGGATGGAGTGATGCCTGCCTCACTGGCAGCAGCTTATGAAAAGTTTCCGGATGTGAAGGCGTGCATTTTCACCTATCCGAATTATTATGGCCTGACCTATGATATTAAGAGTTTGATAGATATGGCGCATGATCACGGGTCTTATGTGCTTGTGGATGAGGCGCACGGTGCGCATTTTCAAGCGGGGAGTCCTTTTCCCGAATCGTCGCTTCAACTTGGGGCGGATATAGTTGTTCATTCTGCACATAAGACACTGCCGGCGATGACCATGGGTTCTTTTTTGCATGTGAATCATGACAGGCTGCCAATCGATAGGATTGAATTCTACCTGGGTGCACTGCAGTCGAGCAGTCCATCGTATCCCATCATGGCTTCATTGGATGCGGCGAGGCATTATTTGTCTTCGATGTCTGGCGAGGATCTTTTGTACACAATTGAACAGAAAGATGCCTTCGTAAAAGATTTGACCAGCATCCCAGGAATCCATGCACTTTCCAATGGAGAGAAGCAGGATCCGTTGAAGATCACCATAAAGGCAGAAGGATATTCAGGGTATGAATTGCAGACAGAGCTTGAGAAGGCAGGCATATATGTGGAAATGGCGGATCCCTACCAGGTGCTGTTTGTTTTTCCTCTATTAAAAAAGGGCATGAAAGTGGATTATGGAGAAAAAATCGCTGTGTTTAAGAGCATTTTTATAAAACGGGAATCGGATTTTGTGCCGGTCGTCATAAGAGATGGACACCGAAATCCATTTCGTGAGCAGCTCCTTTCTTTTAAAGAATTGGGTCAAAGAACGAGCGTCTGGGTTCCATATGAAGAAGCAGCTGGGCGAATCTCGGCAAAAATGGTGATCCCATACCCTCCGGGAGTCCCTCTTCTCATGCCTGGCGAGCAGGTAACGGGGGAGATGATTCATTCTCTGAAAATGTATATGGAGTCAGGGGCGCGCTTTCAGGGGGACCACCGTCTGTTGGAAGGCTTGATTGCTGTTATTGAGGATAATAGGTAA
- a CDS encoding TatD family hydrolase, translated as MLFDTHVHLNAEQFEEDLEEVIGRAKDAGVEKMVVVGFDRPTISKAMELVETYDFLYACVGWHPVDAIDMTDEDLELIEELSAHPKVVAIGEMGLDYHWDKSPKDVQKEVFRKQIRLAKKVKLPIVIHNREATQDIVDILKEENAGEVGGIMHCFSGSAETAKDCIDMNFYISLGGPVTFKNAKKPKEVAVEVPMDRLLIETDCPYLAPHPNRGKRNEPAYVKLVAEQIAELKGIEFEEVAKITTENAKKLFGIN; from the coding sequence ATGCTATTTGATACACATGTTCATTTGAATGCAGAACAATTCGAAGAAGATCTGGAGGAAGTCATTGGCCGGGCAAAAGATGCGGGAGTTGAAAAAATGGTGGTCGTCGGATTCGACCGTCCGACCATCAGTAAAGCGATGGAGCTTGTGGAAACATATGATTTTCTTTATGCATGCGTCGGCTGGCACCCAGTTGATGCCATAGATATGACAGACGAGGACCTTGAATTGATAGAAGAGCTTTCCGCCCATCCAAAAGTGGTGGCAATCGGGGAAATGGGGCTTGATTATCATTGGGATAAATCCCCTAAGGATGTTCAGAAAGAAGTTTTCCGGAAGCAGATCCGTTTAGCGAAAAAAGTAAAATTGCCGATTGTGATCCATAACCGTGAGGCGACACAGGATATTGTCGATATCTTAAAAGAAGAAAATGCCGGAGAAGTCGGAGGCATCATGCACTGCTTCAGCGGGAGCGCAGAGACGGCAAAGGATTGCATCGATATGAACTTTTATATCTCCCTTGGCGGTCCTGTCACGTTCAAAAATGCGAAAAAACCAAAGGAAGTAGCTGTAGAAGTGCCGATGGACCGGCTGCTGATCGAGACTGACTGCCCTTATCTGGCTCCTCACCCAAATCGGGGGAAAAGAAATGAACCTGCCTATGTAAAACTTGTGGCAGAGCAGATCGCAGAGCTCAAAGGCATTGAGTTTGAAGAAGTTGCTAAAATTACAACTGAAAATGCCAAGAAATTATTCGGCATTAATTGA
- a CDS encoding tRNA1(Val) (adenine(37)-N6)-methyltransferase, whose amino-acid sequence MVELKGEERLDYLLAENLRIIQSPAVFSFSIDAVLLARFVQLKKGNIIDLCAGNGVIPLLLSTRTNSSITGVEIQSKLFDMAQRSVSYNQLDEQIRMIHGDIKDMPQVLGHGKFEVLTCNPPYFVTPSKEEINPNEHLAIARHEILCTLEDVIKVSSQLLKQGGKAAFVHRPGRLMDIMTLMRKYRLEPKRLRFVYPRIGKEANTILIEGIKDGNPDLKVLPPLYIYKEGSTYSDEVHELLYGK is encoded by the coding sequence ATGGTTGAGCTTAAAGGAGAAGAACGATTAGACTACTTATTGGCAGAGAATTTAAGAATCATTCAAAGCCCTGCTGTTTTTTCTTTTTCTATAGATGCAGTCCTGCTTGCCCGATTTGTTCAGTTGAAGAAAGGGAATATTATCGATCTTTGCGCTGGGAATGGAGTGATTCCGCTCCTATTGAGTACTAGGACAAACTCCAGCATCACGGGTGTGGAAATTCAGTCGAAGCTGTTTGATATGGCACAGCGCAGTGTTTCATACAATCAGCTTGATGAACAAATAAGAATGATTCACGGTGATATCAAAGATATGCCCCAAGTGCTGGGCCATGGTAAATTTGAAGTTCTCACCTGCAATCCGCCTTACTTTGTCACCCCTTCAAAGGAAGAAATCAATCCGAATGAGCATTTGGCCATTGCGAGACATGAAATCCTCTGTACGCTCGAAGATGTCATCAAGGTAAGCAGCCAGTTGTTGAAACAAGGCGGGAAGGCTGCTTTTGTCCATAGACCTGGACGTTTAATGGACATAATGACATTAATGAGGAAATACCGTTTGGAACCGAAGCGGCTGCGGTTTGTCTATCCGCGGATCGGCAAGGAAGCCAACACCATATTAATAGAAGGAATCAAAGATGGAAATCCAGACTTGAAAGTATTGCCTCCGCTTTATATTTATAAAGAGGGAAGTACTTATTCGGATGAAGTCCATGAACTCCTTTATGGAAAATAA
- the holB gene encoding DNA polymerase III subunit delta', which produces MTWEQLQSVQPVAMKMIQNSLVKDRVAHAYLFEGERGTGKKDAGTLLIKSIFCDHPSKDYIPCDECINCKRITNGNHPDVHMIEPDGLSIKKGQIQELQAEFNKTGVESKKKLYMISHADKMTVNAANSLLKFLEEPHSGTIAILLTEQAHRILPTILSRCQLISFKPLPPSILKENLKQEGVHPHFAPLLASITNNFQEALDLNNEEWFAQARKIVLKLYEGLKKSPLQAMVGLQDGWFDHFKEKPQLERGLELMLLIYKDLLYIQVGKGEQIVYPDYRQMLETDALQTSARRLSEQMTAILEAKRKLNSNMNPQLLMEQLVLELQGGSSFV; this is translated from the coding sequence ATGACATGGGAACAATTGCAGTCGGTTCAGCCCGTCGCAATGAAAATGATACAGAACAGCCTGGTAAAAGACCGTGTTGCCCATGCCTATTTGTTTGAAGGGGAGCGTGGAACCGGAAAAAAGGATGCAGGGACGCTATTGATCAAAAGTATTTTTTGCGATCATCCCTCAAAGGATTATATTCCGTGTGATGAGTGTATAAACTGTAAGAGGATCACAAATGGAAACCATCCAGATGTACATATGATCGAGCCGGATGGCTTGTCGATCAAGAAAGGCCAGATTCAAGAGCTTCAAGCTGAATTCAATAAAACCGGTGTGGAGTCGAAGAAAAAGCTCTACATGATTTCACATGCTGACAAAATGACCGTCAATGCAGCAAACAGTCTGTTGAAATTCCTGGAGGAGCCGCATTCAGGCACCATTGCCATTCTTTTGACTGAACAGGCCCACCGCATCCTGCCGACCATTTTATCGCGGTGCCAGCTCATATCTTTTAAACCACTGCCGCCTTCTATTTTGAAAGAAAATCTTAAGCAAGAAGGGGTACATCCTCATTTTGCACCGCTTTTGGCAAGCATCACGAATAATTTCCAGGAAGCTCTTGATTTAAACAATGAAGAGTGGTTTGCACAAGCAAGAAAAATAGTGTTAAAATTATATGAAGGCCTTAAAAAAAGCCCGCTGCAGGCGATGGTAGGTTTACAGGATGGTTGGTTTGACCATTTTAAAGAGAAACCGCAGCTTGAACGTGGACTGGAATTAATGCTATTGATCTATAAGGATCTTCTATATATACAAGTAGGCAAGGGAGAACAGATTGTTTATCCGGATTATCGCCAAATGCTTGAAACGGATGCCCTTCAGACGTCCGCCCGACGGTTATCGGAACAAATGACAGCCATTTTGGAAGCCAAACGGAAATTAAATTCAAATATGAATCCTCAGTTGTTGATGGAACAGCTTGTGCTAGAATTGCAGGGGGGATCTTCTTTTGTATGA
- a CDS encoding cyclic-di-AMP receptor, which yields MKLILAVVQDQDSNRLSSALVDHNFRATKLASTGGFLKSGNTTFMIGTEDIRVEKALQVIKDSCKSRDQLIAPVSPMGGNADSYVPYPVEVEVGGATVFVLPVEQFHQF from the coding sequence ATGAAACTCATTTTGGCAGTGGTCCAGGATCAGGACAGCAATCGACTGTCTTCGGCTTTGGTCGATCATAACTTCAGGGCGACAAAATTGGCCAGTACGGGCGGGTTTTTAAAATCAGGAAACACGACATTTATGATCGGGACGGAAGATATCCGTGTGGAGAAGGCACTGCAAGTGATCAAGGACAGCTGCAAGTCGAGGGATCAATTGATTGCACCAGTTTCGCCGATGGGCGGCAATGCTGATTCGTATGTTCCATATCCGGTTGAAGTGGAAGTTGGCGGTGCGACAGTATTCGTCCTTCCGGTAGAACAGTTTCATCAGTTTTAA